A genomic window from Fibrobacterota bacterium includes:
- a CDS encoding cupin domain-containing protein has product MNTMSYQIENIGTWQDLASRSYMGVPGKLFLREMLGLTGCEVSMNRMSAGTGMPFLHAHHQNEEVYIVVSGEGTFYLDGDEIPVSEGSVLRVAPSVSRGFCAGKEDLCLVCIQAKEGSLEQATREDGIRLPGKARWME; this is encoded by the coding sequence ATGAACACGATGTCTTACCAAATCGAAAACATCGGGACCTGGCAGGATCTCGCGAGCCGCTCCTACATGGGCGTGCCGGGAAAGCTCTTCTTGAGGGAGATGTTAGGACTGACCGGCTGCGAGGTGTCGATGAACCGCATGAGCGCGGGAACGGGGATGCCCTTTCTCCACGCGCATCACCAGAACGAAGAGGTCTACATCGTGGTGTCGGGCGAAGGGACATTCTACCTGGACGGCGACGAGATTCCCGTATCCGAAGGATCCGTGCTGCGGGTGGCGCCATCGGTGTCGCGTGGATTCTGCGCGGGCAAGGAAGACCTCTGCCTGGTGTGCATCCAGGCCAAGGAAGGGTCGCTGGAGCAAGCCACCAGGGAGGACGGAATCCGACTGCCAGGCAAGGCTAGA
- a CDS encoding helix-turn-helix transcriptional regulator, translating to MIVLKPRKSTPQTPLRCPVASALELLGDRWTLVVVRDLVLGKSRYGEFLDSPEGIPTNILAERLKRLESLGIVTREPYQDNPPRHSYRLTEMGEELKPVLATLRKWGLNHIPGTGIPEEFQSLIPKQDR from the coding sequence ATGATTGTCCTGAAACCTCGGAAGTCCACGCCCCAAACGCCGCTTCGCTGTCCGGTGGCCAGCGCCCTCGAGCTTTTGGGCGACCGTTGGACCTTGGTGGTCGTGCGCGATCTGGTGCTGGGGAAATCGCGTTACGGCGAATTCCTGGATTCACCGGAGGGAATTCCCACCAACATCCTGGCCGAGCGCCTCAAGCGCCTGGAGTCGCTGGGGATCGTGACCCGCGAGCCCTACCAGGACAACCCTCCTCGCCACAGCTACCGCCTCACCGAAATGGGGGAGGAGCTGAAACCGGTCCTGGCCACCCTGCGCAAATGGGGACTCAATCACATCCCAGGCACCGGCATCCCGGAAGAATTTCAATCCCTGATCCCCAAGCAGGATCGTTGA
- a CDS encoding tRNA threonylcarbamoyladenosine dehydratase: MATNPVFHRLELLVGPSVVERLRSSRAIVFGVGGVGGWCAEALVRNGLGEVTVVDSDTVCVTNVNRQLQALTGNVGQSKVGLLAERLRSIHPRCKVEAIQAVYEKDTRDQFDLPGYDYVVDAIDSYTHKLDLIEHAWEVGATLVSSMGAACRIDSTAIRTASIWDARKDPFARIVRKGLRRRGFAGDFRVVYSEEDPLPPFEHTSVACGTHQCFCPHDDDPDRKDWCESKIVINGSAVHVTAAFGMALAGLVMQDARRRALEGVVPA, from the coding sequence ATGGCCACCAATCCTGTATTCCATCGTCTGGAACTCCTTGTCGGTCCCTCCGTTGTGGAGCGCCTGCGCAGCTCGCGCGCCATCGTCTTCGGGGTGGGAGGCGTGGGCGGCTGGTGCGCCGAAGCCCTGGTCAGAAACGGATTGGGCGAGGTGACGGTGGTGGATTCCGACACGGTGTGCGTCACCAACGTCAACCGCCAGCTCCAGGCCTTGACAGGAAATGTCGGTCAATCGAAGGTGGGACTCCTGGCCGAACGCCTGCGTTCCATCCACCCACGTTGCAAGGTGGAGGCCATCCAGGCCGTCTATGAAAAGGACACGCGGGACCAGTTCGACCTGCCCGGCTACGACTACGTGGTCGACGCCATCGACAGCTACACCCACAAGCTGGATCTGATCGAGCACGCCTGGGAAGTGGGCGCCACGTTGGTGTCGTCCATGGGTGCGGCTTGCCGGATCGATTCCACGGCCATCCGCACGGCCAGCATCTGGGATGCGCGCAAGGATCCCTTCGCCCGCATTGTCCGCAAAGGCTTGCGCCGACGGGGATTTGCCGGAGACTTCCGCGTGGTCTACAGCGAGGAGGATCCGTTGCCGCCCTTCGAACACACCTCCGTGGCCTGCGGAACGCACCAATGCTTCTGCCCCCACGACGACGATCCCGACCGCAAGGACTGGTGCGAGTCAAAAATCGTCATCAACGGAAGTGCGGTGCACGTGACGGCGGCCTTCGGGATGGCGCTGGCGGGGCTGGTGATGCAGGACGCGCGGCGGCGCGCGCTCGAAGGGGTGGTTCCGGCGTAG